In the Trichoderma atroviride chromosome 4, complete sequence genome, taaagctaaaaaGAAGCCGTATTTACGAACCAGATCACTAGACTCTTCTGATATGGCAAAGCAAAGTAGCACCACACTGATATAGCATGCATAGAACCTGTGGCTGATTGAATAATATATACTGAGTAAATTCATGTATAACTTCGCTTTGTAGCGCTTAGCTATCCATACTATGACAGAGACAAAGAATTCTAACGCTTTAATACCCACGCCTTTCCAAGCGTGTTACCAtttagaaaagaaaaggaaaaaaccAAAACGCCCAAAAAACGCCCCAATTCCAACCCTTCTGAATCCAGATTCTAAGAAAATTGCAAATTGCCCAAAGAATAAGAGTAAGAAAATCCTTCCTCCCGTTCCCCCTTGTAGGATCTAAAAGACCCCTCCCCGGCGGTGATGCTGTGCCTGCCGAAACTGGTTAATCAGTCCAAGCACACCAGCCTCTGGCTCATTGAAGTTAGCCATGCTATTCTCCTTGCTGAGCTCCCTGCCAGGTGACGTCTGCCACATGGATTCTCCGAGCGTGGCTCCGGCTTCGGAGCTGTCGCCTCCCAGTCCAGCTGCATCCGCATCCGCATCAGCCTCATATGGCTCTTCGGGGATTTGTCCATCAGCGCGGTGCGCTCCTCGCGAAGGGCGCGGCTTATGCGGTCCTCTTGCTCCAAAGTTTGTGATGGATGGCTGGTGGCGAGGATCCAACAGCATAGACGCCATAGGGGATGGCTGCGTAATGCTGTGCCCTCCTCTGGGAAACGTGCCCAGTCCAACGGTCCGGCTTCTATTCCTTCCCGTTTCTGTGATTCCTGCTTGAGAAGCTTGCATATCTGCTGCCAGAGTAGGTGAATTCAGATTTGGAAATGCAGGCGGAGGATGGAATGGTTGCTGCGATCCTGGAGGCATATGTCCAGGGATACCAGTCTTTGGATTAATAACGTAGTTGTCGAGGAATCCATAGTAAGatgcagccattttgccGTGCTTGGTTGCATAGTAATCCTCACGGACATCCTGAGGAATTCTTTGGCGATCGGGATGGCCTGGTCCCTTTTTGAAGTCAAAGACAGCAAATGAGCAGACGTAGCCCAAGCCGTCTACATGCACCGTGAATTCTCTGAAGAAGTCCACGATCTGATCACTGCATTTGGGTAGTGATAGAAGTAGCAGCAAGGGAGTTGTTATGATGCCCAAGACTTCTTCCAAAAAGATGACCACCTTCATTTTGTAGAGTTCGGAAAACTCCTGCTTGATATCGGTACTATGCAGTCTTCCTTGCCAGTGGTCGGGCATATAATGGGTATATTCAATCACGTTCCTTAGGGCATACTCGGGATTGAATACCATAGACTCTTCAGACACCATGCCTCGAGTGATTGCCCATATGCCTCCAAAAATTCCCAGATAGAACAAAGCAGTTCTATCCTTTGTAATCTCAAATGATAGGAACAGTTCCGAATCTAGCAGCGTGCACACTGCGAGGATTGCAGTGAGAGCTCCGCACATAAATGAGATACTCCGCGCAATTTCCTCCGTCATGCGTTTTGGAAATTGATCAATGTATCGGGTCGCAAATGGAAATGACATGTGAAGTCTCTCGTAAAATATATGAGGCAGCTCGTTGAATTCGCGGAATTTCCATTCGGCGAGTGAGGTGTATTTACGAGCCGCAGCCAGCTTCGGATCTTTTTGATACTCCTGCACATTGTTAATTAGTCATGATTATACGATTTGTTTCGTAGCAAGTGCAGTACTCACATTGTAGTATGTAAAGAAGTAAACGATGATGACATACGCAAGGACAATGGGGGCAAATAGAAGATTCAGAAAGCCAGCAAAGTAAAACCGCTGCTTCAATTTTTGGCTCAAAACTCCCCTTCGTTCAGCACGCAAGAAATCCTGTTGGACTTGACCGAGTTCATTAAAAGCCATGTCAAGGATGCAATAATGCAGATACCATTCCATGGTCTTTGAAAACAACTGACGTCCTCGGAGAAAGGGAAACGGAAGCGATAAATTTAGTACATCTTTGTTGACCATGGCAATCAGGTAGTTTTCCTTGCGCATCAGTCTATTGGCGATATCGTGAGCGTCTAATCGTTCCTTCGACTGGCTGCCAATAAAGCGTCGTAGGTTTTGCGGTATATCTGAGGCCGTCCTGGGGTTCTGATCCCGCAAAGTCATGATTCGAGCAACGACATCCTGCCAAGAGATGGTCTGCATATCCTGTTCGGGAATCTCGAGAAGGACAATGAAAAACTCGCGAACGAAGAGTAAACGGCGAATTTCAAAGAAATACTGCACAGACTtccagatgaagaagaaggagtaGAACCATATTCCCAACGCCCACCATCCCGACATTTTCTGGGTGCAGCGAGGTATGACGACTTCACCCAGCGAGTGGCTATGCGGTATACTGCTGTACTTGACGCACTGAGTCAAGAAGGTCAACAAGACGGCCACGAACAAAGTCTCCCTGTCTCTCTGTGTTAGTTCTTGCCGTATTCACAGCAGCTGGTTCAAAGCCCATGATTGTAACTCACAGTAGCCACAGAGCATTTACAACCATGATGCACCACATCCCACCCCCTTCGTAATAGTCATAAACATCTCTCATAAAGCTGTCGAGATTCGTGACATTCGCCCATTTCCATAGCGCCGTATTCTTCCGATTGAACGATGCCCCGGCGTTTATTGACGGTATATAAGGCGTGGTGGCCGGCCGTGTGCTTGGCCTCGGAACTTCGTGCCTCCTTTCGTCAGCCGGCGGCCGCCATGGGGCGTGGCTGTGGCTTGACGAGAGATTAGGGCTGTCATAATGTTGGGATTCATGCGGTGCTTCTGCTCGAGCCAGGCCTGGATTCGCCGTCGCCTTATTAGGCTCCACGAGGAGGGAAGCAGGCACGTCCTCATCGCCTTCGTCATCGTGTGGCCACCCTAGAGAAGAGCTTCGGCCATCGGCAGCTGCTCTCTGGGCTCCGCCGTGTACGCTGTCCGCTTCTGGTGATAATACGCTGTCGGTGTTGTTGCGATGCCTGGCCGTAGGCATAAAGTCGTGGTCTGCCATTAACGGCCCTGCCTCCGTGTCCAAGtctgcttcatcgtcgtAGCCTCGCAGCTGTTCGTAAAACGATCGACCGCCTTGCGTCGACGCGGTAAGTCGTCCAAAAATCTTGGGCGCCATGTTGGAAGCTCAGTCGCGGAGCTCTGTTGATGGCAAAGCGCAACCAAGCATGATCATCTAGAATCGCTCGTAAGATGGAGAATAGGAACAGGCCAAAGACCGTAAACGTCAAATGTGCCAGCGATGTGCATATCAATCATATGCCCGaaccaaagaaagaagggatCCTGTTGGAGGAGGCGTGATGCGAAGGCAGtcagctggtgctggattTGTGGTTTTAAGTTGTTACTGCCTGAACGTCAggtggctgctggtggatAGAAGAGGGCGTCACCGGATGAGTAACCACAAGCTATTATGATCTAAGCTCTGCCGATACCAGATCTCAACTAGGGAAAGCTAAATAGCGTAACTAGGGAGggggaggaaaaagagggccGCTGTCGCATTCACTGCTACGCACTGAACACAAGGCCGCCAAACACTGTAACGAGCCGCTACTCTTAAGCGGCGATCGACATCATACCTCACAATATTCACagcctcatcaacaagaatATATCCactttatatatacatgcaaTCTCCACGAGAGAAATAACTACAGCTAATGCTGATCTGAAAATACTATATTCAAACATCGTCTATttactttaacttttttttttagaaaaaaaaaattgtgtGTAATTATAGCTTATGGCTCTGTACTCGGTATAATCTCTATAATTACTATTCATCGCAATTATTCTTTACAAATTGTCGTTTCGTTTAATGAAATACGCTCTAAGGAAGCAATCAAAGTCAGCATGAATGTGGTTTTTGCTCGTTTTTACCTACGCTCGGCTATGCTCGGCACGGGGCGtaagagagacagagagagacagagaggtGGCGGCTTACTTGGAAAATTCATAGGCGGACCAGCAAATAGCAGTACTTGGCATCGTTGTGACAACTCTGGGCCTGACGCCCTTGAAAAAGCCCCTGAAGCCCTCTCTCCTATACAGTAGCTTGCAGCCATCTGTGAAGCCGCTGACGTTTCTGACTTGCGGATCGGAGGATGTGCCTCTCGTTTGTAGGATCGTCTTGATAACGTCCATGGGGGTGGTGAGACCAGCGGCAAAGCCACCGGCAACGGCTCCGGCAAGACAGTGGGTGACGGGGTCGTATGTCTTTTCCGGGTTCATCGTGGTTGAGATGGATTCGTATGCGAGGAATTGGAGCGCGGTGAAGGGAACGGTCATGGAGAGCGTGGTTGGGTAGGAGATGTAGAAGGCACCGAGGCCTTCGTTTCGGTAGACGTACTTGGCGCAGTCGACCATGGAGCGATACATCTTTCGAGACTCCTGCATCTGCATACGTTGTTTGATAACTATAAAGATATTCGTCGGTAAGCTATACGCACAGCATCCACAGGTTCAATGTTTATGGTGATTACGTACCATCGAATGGATTCATGAAAGCATCGCTGGCAATCGTAGCTGCGGCACCGCTTGTAGCTGTAGGGCATCGAGTTAGTCAAGGAGAGAGCAAACGATGTTcggcagaaacaaaaaaTCTTACCGGCAGCAAGAGGGTGGTGTACGCCAGCCTGATTGCCACCCATGGCATGTTTGACGGCTTCATACGTCGCAAAGTAAACAGCGTGGGCAGGACCTGTTATGAATTGTAGACTGGTTAGAAGATGGGCCACatattggaaaaaaaagaaaaaaaaaagagacaggGATAATGCAGCCTGGATGCATGAGACCAACGTACCAGCTCCCACTATGACACTGGACATGCCGCGCCATAAACTGAATACACCCTCGGTTCGCGTAATGTGAAATGTATTTCGGATAACGCTGTTATGTGCTGTGGTTCCATGCGGTTGGAGAACTTGCATTCGCGTCTATACCGTTGAGAGCCTCGGCATTAGTATTAGGTCGGAAGAGGATGGCGACGGTTGTGGCAGAGCAGAGGGGCAACCGCCAGGCGGGCATTACCTTTATCGCATCAATCGGATACATGACGGTGTGTTCCTTGAATCTTGGTCAGTAGACATTCAGTAATGGGTCAACAGCCGAGCTGTCGCCCGCGGCACCTCGGCAGCAGGAGATCAGTCACTTACAGCAATGCCAGCAAATGCTCCGGCAGCCATGTTCTGCAGCAGAGAAAAGTTTGGCGGGAGAGATTCATAGCTATGCAAGTCAGAAAAGTATTCCAAAAGACAGTCTCAGTTTGCGCAAGTCGCATCACGTAGAGCATCACTCACTCGtagtcttcttcctcctccaccacagGCTTGCCACTTGGCGGCTGGGCCATCTCGGCCACAGCGTCAGAAGCTACGCCAAAAGTCTTGGAATTGATGGCAGCCAGGTTGGCAGATGCAGCGTGCTGAGGCAGCACGGTCGGCGTAGAAATATGAGGAGTTGGTGTCGAAGTTGGTGTcgaggggagggagaggagagcgaCAGCAGAAGCGCGGCGACTTTTGCGGGCTGTCGGCGAAGTAGGGCGCAATTCACAGTTCAAAGCCGATTGCTTGTAGCTGATGTGGCCGCTGAGAGCTTCGTGCGGAGAAGGGCGCAGAGTCGCAGAACCAGGACGAGGGTCGGATCAATGGGCGGGCAggatcgtcgtcgtcgagcaATCGGCAGCTGAGATGTCGAGCAGAAGCGAGTTACTGGagagagcagcgagaggAGTGAGGGAGTAAAGATGGATGTTTCGCCTTTCGCAGAATCCCACGAGCCGGGCAGCTTCAGAGCGGAGCCTGTGAACCGGTCTATAAAAATTTCCAGCTCGTCTCCGTTGACGGCCTCGGAGTCCGGGAGGCAATTGCGAGGTGCGAGTGGGAGCCCCACCATGCGCTGCTGCGGACTAATCCCGGGATATCAGATGTGAGATGCGCGCAGCCATTCCGACTCCCGAGcagccaaaaaaaatctgATAAGCCCGAACTTCCAAATACCACGGATATAGATATTCCAAATATCCACGGACATTTAAGCTGCATTTGGCCTAAAGCACTTTAGCGCTCTTTTCAAGGCGTACCAGTACTTTCTGCTTTCACCTAACACAAGTACTTCTTGAGAGCGGTATAGCTGCAAGTGTTACGCAGCATTAAAAGTGAAGACATACACTCCAAGGCTAAAAGAGATTTGACACCGTACCTTTACATGGGAGAAAGAGAGTAAATCAACCTAGGCTGGATATGGCTTCAATGTCCGTGGATATTTGAAATATGCCTG is a window encoding:
- a CDS encoding uncharacterized protein (TransMembrane:6 (i200-226o256-277i426-450o516-537i549-567o615-634i)) encodes the protein MAPKIFGRLTASTQGGRSFYEQLRGYDDEADLDTEAGPLMADHDFMPTARHRNNTDSVLSPEADSVHGGAQRAAADGRSSSLGWPHDDEGDEDVPASLLVEPNKATANPGLARAEAPHESQHYDSPNLSSSHSHAPWRPPADERRHEVPRPSTRPATTPYIPSINAGASFNRKNTALWKWANVTNLDSFMRDVYDYYEGGGMWCIMVVNALWLLETLFVAVLLTFLTQCVKYSSIPHSHSLGEVVIPRCTQKMSGWWALGIWFYSFFFIWKSVQYFFEIRRLLFVREFFIVLLEIPEQDMQTISWQDVVARIMTLRDQNPRTASDIPQNLRRFIGSQSKERLDAHDIANRLMRKENYLIAMVNKDVLNLSLPFPFLRGRQLFSKTMEWYLHYCILDMAFNELGQVQQDFLRAERRGVLSQKLKQRFYFAGFLNLLFAPIVLAYVIIVYFFTYYNEYQKDPKLAAARKYTSLAEWKFREFNELPHIFYERLHMSFPFATRYIDQFPKRMTEEIARSISFMCGALTAILAVCTLLDSELFLSFEITKDRTALFYLGIFGGIWAITRGMVSEESMVFNPEYALRNVIEYTHYMPDHWQGRLHSTDIKQEFSELYKMKVVIFLEEVLGIITTPLLLLLSLPKCSDQIVDFFREFTVHVDGLGYVCSFAVFDFKKGPGHPDRQRIPQDVREDYYATKHGKMAASYYGFLDNYVINPKTGIPGHMPPGSQQPFHPPPAFPNLNSPTLAADMQASQAGITETGRNRSRTVGLGTFPRGGHSITQPSPMASMLLDPRHQPSITNFGARGPHKPRPSRGAHRADGQIPEEPYEADADADAAGLGGDSSEAGATLGESMWQTSPGRELSKENSMANFNEPEAGVLGLINQFRQAQHHRRGGVF